atcaaactaacaacaacaataggacagagagaaagaagggcaaaacaaaacaaaaaacataaattaaaaaaacaaaaaaaacaaaaaagggaagagagaaaaaaatttggatagtgaagaaagagaagagagaagtgtgtatggacttggagcaggggattagaaattagatatataagtaggatgaatttttaacagggtaaaaagaaggaatagggaaaatctaaagcaggaataggataccgtattttctggcgtataagacgactgggcgtatagaagattttcctgggttaaaaagtcgtcttatatgctggaaaatatgataagagaaacaggacaacaaaagggaaaaaggccgaaaccggtgtggctcagtggatagagcttcggtctgcggactggggggtccccggttcgattccggtcacgggcgtgtgcattggttgcgggcacatccccggtagggggtgtgcgggaggcagctggtcgatgtttctctctcatcaatgtttctggctctctgtccctctcctttcctctctgtaaaaaatcaataaaatatatttttttaaaaaagggaaaaagtaaggaagagagtgatggcataaaggtaaagttgagatagagtcaAATGATGCTAacggaaaaatgaaaatagaatgtagaacactaatcacaaaataaaataaagtaaaataaaataaagagaaaataaaatgaaacttaagaggtaaaataatagtaataataccgattaaaaataaaaatataataattaaaaaggtaaaatcaagtgagaaaaaaaaattagtttcttaagtaaaagataaaaaataaaaatgtgcagtagtgaaggtcattcacttcctctcctgTTCTGTTTGGAACGCccgtttcctgtcaggtagtcaggacaggaTGGAAGTTCTCTGCGTTcacagctcctctgtgtcgtACGCCACActcttgttttcaagcaggctgtatttctttgttactcagcctgcctgtggttgtgtttacacaagagtcagtttgtgattcaacccctgggtggcagtgtttgtATTGACAtccggggctataagtcctctctagccagtatttAGAATTTGTGTTCACTGCTGCACTAAATACTGGTTTAGGGatatggactgccccagagctggttttctgatcgtttctccccgctctgatccccaggttccacaaaaacagctttcccctgcagtctctgagagtgtttttaattgggtgatcctatgtacttagtaatcaaaagcaaggatttaaagagaaaaaagagccagagtaagttcTCGAACTCACTTTCTCGCCCCGGCACTGCGCGCACCTCTGCTCACATCTCTGTGCACGTCTTTCCCCCCTGGCACAGCGCAGCCGGTTTACGGGTaaagcttcaggctgcctttctgtgcccagcccagctatggttgatttctagagtttccttctgtcagcagccctgtggacccccttccacattcacggactACGCTGGCCCCGTCTGCGGAATTTGTGGGGCACAGACTTCTGAACCTCTAGATCCCGCTGTGTgtttctcccttcagcctggatcgcagacctcacctttctccgGGCGAAATCGgacctttccatgagaaggtgcagagcttgtCCGAGTCTGTGTATTCGCTGCTTGAGACCCGGTGTTTGTGGgttcgcagctggtccctgggtgttgtggttgtagggtcccgggaggtatccTCTTCTTCCCGGTTGAAGGTGAGGCTaggcttccaatcacagccactctccccttcaagatggcgcggtctctgcggcagagccggccgctccaggagagatttcagcagcagtggaggctgcccggtcaggggagcctggtccggcAGTCCCCagcagtcccttggaatatagctgtccctcacccacaggcagacactccccacatgtcctttcattctctcactatcttgcagcctgccttcccgcGGCAGCCATTTTTGATCTTCAGAATTCTAATGCTTGTGTCATTCACCAGCTGAGGTGTGTCTCGGGCTGGGCACACTGGATGTGGATGCCCAGAGGACTTGAGGAGGAGGAATTGCGCTTGGACTTGCCCTTGCCGTTGGCTGTCTGCCTCTgccctcccggggtcccgggggccAGAGAGCCTCTTGGGGCCACGTCCTGCTGCTGTGGGCACGGCGAGCACAGGAGTGTCACTGAGCAACTTCGTCTTTCAGGTGCTGGACGATTTCTCCAAGCAGGTGGACAGGATCGACTGGCCGGTCGGATCCCCTGCTACCATCCACTACACAGCCCTGGATGGCTACCTTAGTACCTACCAGGTAGGGGCCCGGGGCCTCGGGAGCCTCCCAGCCTGACAGCTGGGCACAGTGACTTCCCGACAGCCTTGATGTCGGTCCCTGGGGGTCTCGGGGACTACACGAGGGCCTGGAACCTGGGCGCCGTGcaggctgccgctgctgccgtGGGCTCAAGTCGCCTGTGAGAGTGTGTCCAGCTGGCTGGGTTCTGAGCTTTGATTCTAGGTGGTCACTCCAGTCCtgaccttgtttttattttcggCTTTTCCTTAGAATCCCCGAGAAGCTGACCCCATGAGTAAAGTGCAGGCTGAACTCGATGAGACCAAGATCATTCTGGTAAGGAAGTCAGAGATGAGGGCTGCGGGGACCTGGGTAAAGGGCCACACTGCCTTACTTTCATCTGTACCTTAATccagttaactttttaaaaaaatattttttattgtttgggagagggagagagagacaaacatccgtgatgagagagaatcattgattggttgcctcctgcacgccccaccctggggattgagcccacaacctggacatgtgctctgaccaggaattgaatcgtgacctcctagttcaggcgtcctcaaactacggcccacgggccacatgcgggtgtttttgccattttgtttttttacttcaaaataagatatgtgcagtgtgcctaggaatttgctcatagttttttttaaactatagtccggccctccaactgtctgagggacagtgaactggccccctgtttaaaaagtttgaggacccctgtcctagttcataggccgtcactcaaccactgagccatgccagttgggcaatTCAGTTAACTTTGGTGATGGGAATCTGAGTGACGAGGCCCAGGTGGAGATGGGAGCTTTCCACTCCTTCCTCACTCCGTGCCTTTTCACACGTGTGAAATTGGGCCCAGTGGGCCTGGCGGCTGCTCTGGCAATGGCcatggggctgggagagagggaggggggcggatGTGAGTGGGCAGTGGGGCTGTGGCCCTTTCCCCCCTTGGAGAGGGTCTGTGAACTTACAGGCCCCTCGAGGGAATCCGAACGGGCCCTGTCCAATGGGAGTCCATGTAGATGCACTAGCGACCTCTGCCTGCATGGCTGTCCACGCCTCTGCCGTGCAGAACTGAGACATGCTCTCTGCGCTAGGAGACCCTTCTAGGTTCCACAGGAAGGTCACAGGTCCTGGGGCATGCCCGTGTCGGACATGTGCTGGGTGCTCGTGTGGGGGAGGGCTCAGGGGACGTGCTTGCccctgaggggctgggtgagggctgTGGCCGTTCGTGGTGAACGGGCAGAGCCTCCCTTCTGTCCTCCTGCAGCACAACACCATGGAGTCCCTGTTAGAGCGAGGCGAGAAGATAGACGACCTGGTGTCCAAGTCCGAAGTGCTGGGAATTCACTCTAAAGCCTTCTACAAAACAGTGAGTGCCTGGAGTCCTAGGCCTCTTGCCACGAGCAGGAAGCACACCCTTGTCGCGTGGGTGCTGCGGCAGTGAGCGAGCCGGGGCCTGTCCCCGTCTTCAGGCTGCCCTGCAGGGGGCGCAGGCGGTTTAGGCTCTGAGCCTAGGCTCACCCTTGCCTGCTGTCGGCCGAGCTGTGGGGTGCAGTGCCCCCAGGTTCTGACGCTGCCTGTTCGCAGGTTCCCTGCACAGAATCTCACTGAGCAGTGGGGCGAGTTCGCTTGTTCTCCACACACTGCTGCTTTCGTTTGTGTCTTGGGGGGAGCTGGCCTGTGGGGGTTGGGGTATCTGAAAAGGAAGCAAGAGAGGAGGTCACAGGGGCCCAGGACCTAAGGGGGAGCCACTCTGCTGTCTGGAGAAACTTCAGAGCTGCCAGCCTTGTTGGGTCGAGAGTGGGCGAGGGGGTCCTCAGCCAGCCAGTGCCCAGGCCCATTTTTGTGTCGGGCGCCTTCCTGGTGGCAGGGTGGGCGAGGAGGACATGGTTGTGACCTGTTTCCAGCTGCCGGGAGGCGGCAAGGACGGGCACCTCGTCCTTTCCCCTCAGTGCTCAGGGCTCCCTCCCTTTGTGTGCCCAGGCCGCCTCTTAGCCGCACTTCTGCTCCTCTGTCTCTTTCTAGGCCCGGAAGCAAAACTCGTGCTGTGCAGTCATGTGACCGTCGCCCGCAGGGCCCCCTTGCTGCAGTCCCCGTCATTCCATCAGAACCGTGGCTTCCGGAGACGCCTCGGCCACGGCCAGACCAGAGCACGGTCACCGTTCACTGGAGCTCCTGGAAGCGCCGAGGCAGCGgagggacctgggctggggaatGTTCAAATTCATATTTCTGGTAATTTTTGAAAAGACAATTTGAGGTCCTCAGAGGTGTTTTGGGCCAAATGAAACCGTAAACACTCCATGACTCCTGCAGATGCCCCAGGGCTCTAGTCTAACCTGTCTGTTTTGGTCCTCAGCAGCCTTTGGGTTTTACTTGCACATCAACTGTGTTAACGCTTCAGTGCGGGGGTTCTCAATCCACAGGGCTAGGGGTGGCAGAGCGCACACTGGGTTCTCCTGGGAAAGCCGCCCAGGGTCAcgggggtgggggcaagcagggccaGGAGGAGACAGCCCGTGGGATTCACAAGTTCTGAGCCACGGTTTGCATTTCTGCTGAGACTGACTTCCACTGACGCCATGGAGgtggtgcagggggcggggcaccTGTCTGACCTGCAGTTTGGCCTTGAACCTGGATCCCAGGCATGGGCCTCTGGCAGCAAAACTGTATAGGCAACCGCCTGGGCCTGCGTGTCTTAGCAAGTGGCCTTCCCGTGGCCACTGTTACTGGGCATCAAGAGCAGGTGCCAGCCAACCAAGGACCCAGCACCCCACTTGTCTGAGTGTGGCAGCCCCCCATCCCTCctgaccccccagccccccatcccTCCTGACCCCCCAGTCGCCCCATCCCTCGTGATCCCCCAGCCCCCCATCTCTCGTGAtcccccagccccccatccctcctgaccccccagccccccatccctcctgaccccccagccccccatcccTCCTGACCCTCAGCAGCAGGAAACCAGGCCGCACAGCAGCCAAGGCGATGGCCCAGTAGGGCCTGGGTCGTGCTGCCCTGTCCACACTGCCTCCTCGCTCTGCGTGCCACCTGTGGACGAGGCGCCCTTGCTGGGGTGGCGTCAGTGTGGTCTCACCGGGGGTCCTTCCTCGGGTGCTGGGTCTTGTCCGGCCCGAAGGTCCCACTCACCCAGCAGGAAGTGCCGCAGCCCCAAACCTCGCTTGGGCCAGAGGATGGGATCGGTGTGGCTCCTGAGCACCTG
The genomic region above belongs to Eptesicus fuscus isolate TK198812 chromosome 14, DD_ASM_mEF_20220401, whole genome shotgun sequence and contains:
- the YKT6 gene encoding synaptobrevin homolog YKT6; translated protein: MKLFSLSVLYKGDPKAVLLSAAYDVSSFSFFQRTSVQEFMTFTSQLIVERSAKGSRASVKEQEYLCHVYVRNDSLAGVVIADSEYPSRVAFTLLEKVLDDFSKQVDRIDWPVGSPATIHYTALDGYLSTYQNPREADPMSKVQAELDETKIILHNTMESLLERGEKIDDLVSKSEVLGIHSKAFYKTARKQNSCCAVM